Part of the Synechococcus sp. HK01-R genome is shown below.
ACACCTGAAGCGTCATCCGCGGTGTCGCCTGATCCGGCTCCAACAGCGGGTTTGTCCTTGCTGGAGCAGGCAGCGGCCCAGCGTCAGGAACGCCGCGAAGATCTCGAACGCCGGAGCCTTCCAGTCGATCCCGTGGAGCCGGCCCAACCGGCTCAGTCCTTGGAGATCAGCGGATCTCCTGCTCTGGTCAGCGATGGTGACGATCCACAGCTCGGGGCATTCGATGACACCTTCACCTGGTCTGCCGAGGTGCTCGCAGCCCAGGGGCGCCGCGCTGAGCAGGTCTCGCTTGAAGAGATTGATTGGCTCGGTCGCCTGCGGCGCGGCCTTGAAAAGACTCGCCAGGGTTTTGTTACCAGCCTGCTGGAGAATCTGGGCGACGACCCCCTCACTCCAGAGGTGGTGGATGAACTGGAGGCTCTGCTGCTGCGGGCAGATGCCGGCGTGCAGGCCACCGATCAGGTGATGGAGGCCTTGCGCCGACGCCTGAATAAAGACGTGGTCGATCCTCGCGAAGGGATCCGGTTCCTGAAAGAGCAGCTGCGCAATCTGCTGGAGAAGCCCATTCATGACAGCGGTGTCGAGCTTCTCGCTCCGGAGCGCGGTCGTCTCAATATCTGGCTGATGGTGGGCGTGAACGGTGTGGGCAAGACCACCACCCTCGGCAAACTCGCCAATCTCGCCGTCCGCAGTGGCTACAGCGCTCTTGTGGCCGCGGCCGACACCTTTCGTGCGGCGGCGGTGCAGCAGGTGGCGGTCTGGGCTGATCGCAGTGATGTGCCGGTGGTCTCCAATCCCTCGGCCAATGCCGATCCCGCGGCGGTGGTGTTCGATGCGATCGGTGCCGCCCGTTCCCGCAACGCCGATCTGCTCTTGGTGGATACGGCTGGTCGGCTTCAGACCAAGCACAACCTCATGGAGGAACTGCAGAAGATCCGTCGGATCGTTGATCGGCTTGCTCCGGAGGCCAAGGTCGAGTCTCTCCTGGTGCTCGATGCGAGCCAGGGGCAGAACGGTCTGAAACAGGCGATGGCCTTTGCCAAGGCTGCTGATCTCACGGGTGTGGTGATCACCAAGCTTGATGGCACCGCCCGCGGTGGGGTCGCTCTGGCGGTGGCATCGGAGGCAGGTTTGCCGATCCGTTTCATCGGAGCAGGGGAGGGGATCCGAGATCTACGGCCTTTCAACAGCTTTGAGTTTGTCGAGGCATTGCTGGCCGGTCGCTGAACCCTTGCTACCTTGCGGGTCCTGCCATGGTTGGCCGTGAGCAGTAAGCCACCACGGCGCCACTCCACTCCGCGTCAACGCAGTGCCCCCCAGGCATTGACGGCTACGGCATCGTTTCGGCAGCTTCTCGACAGCCTTTCCAACGAACAGCGCACCAACCAGGACCTGTTGGTGTCTCTCGGTTTCACTCTGCGCAGCTTCACCAACCTTGATCGTTTCCTGGAGCTGGTGCCCGTGGTGGCATCGCGGCTCGTTGGAGTGGAAGGAGCCCTGTTGGTGCCGTTTCAGGCGGATGGGCGCCTCTGGCGTGAGCAGCTCCAGGTTTTGCCGTCCGATCGATCGGAGGAGCTTCTGCGACAGGTCGCCGCCTACGAGCCTGGGCTGGTTGTGGGTTTCGCCTCAGAGGAGAGTCAGCTTCAGGGTCTCGATTATCTGGTTCAGCGTCAGCTCGGTCGAGCGGAGCTGTTTGCCACCAGCCTCGTGGCCCGTGGTCGTCCTCGGGGTCGTCTGTATGTGTTCAGCCATGGGCCGTCCATGGCCTGGAGCGAGGTGCATCGCCGCCACGTGCAACTGGTGGCCGATCTGGCCGCGGTGGCGATTGAAAACGACCTGATGCTGCAGCAGGCCCGTCGCCATGAACGGGTGGATCGCCAGCTCAGCATTGGTGCGGAGATCCAGGCGCAGCTGCTGCCCGATCGCTGCCCGGTGATTGAAGGGGTGGAGTTGTCGGCCCGTTGCCGCCCGGCGTTTCAGGTGGGCGGTGACTACTACGACTTCATCCCGACGCGACCGGAATTGATCGGGCGGCGACGTGAACGGGGTCGTTGGGCTCTCGTGATGGGGGATGTGATGGGCAAGGGGGTGCCGGCCGGTTTGCTGATGACCATGCTCCGGGGGATGCTCCGCGCCGAGGTGCTGAGCGGACTGCCTCCGGATCGCATCCTCCATGACCTCAATCAGCTGGCCCAGGAAGATCTGGCCCAGTCCCACCGGTTCGTCACCCTTTTTTATTCCGATTTCGATCCACGCACCCGCCGGCTTCGTTTTGCGAATGCGGCCCATAACCCGCCGCTGATTTGGCGTGCCCAACAGCGGACGATCAGTCGCCTCGATGCACCGGGTCTGTTGATCGGTCTTCAGCCGGAGGCCGACTACGGCTGCGGCGATGTGGTGCTCGAACCCGGTGACGTGATTCTGTATTACACCGATGGGGTCACGGAGGCCCCTGGCATCACGGGTGATCGCTTTGATGAAGCTCGCCTGATGCGAACCCTTGAGGCGGCCTGTCGTTCTGGGATGGGCTCCCAGGGCATCCTCGATCAGCTGTTTACCCGTCTGGATCGTTTTATCGGTGCGGATCGGCAGTTGGAGGATGACGCCTCGATGGTGGTGCTCAAGGTGCGTGAGGAGGTGATGCTTCCGTCTGTTCCCCGTTCTGCCCTCTGACAAGCTGAAGGCTGGTGGCGTGAACGGCAGGTATGGCAGCGGGAGTGACGGGCGGCGGCTCGGGCACCTGGAGTGATCGGTTTGAAGAGGGCTTGCACCCGGCGATCGAGCGCTTCAACGCCTCCATCGGGTTTGACATCACCCTGTTGCAGGAGGACCTGGATGGCTCGATCGCCCATGCACGCATGCTTGCTGAATGCGGAGTGATCAGCGATGAAGAGGCTGGTCAGCTCTGCGCCGGTTTGGAGCAGATTCGCAGCGAAGCGGCATCCGGCAACTTCCAGCCTGGCCTGGCCGATGAGGATGTGCATTTTGCGGTTGAGCGGCGTCTGATTGCCTTGCTGGGTCCGGTCGGTAAGAAGCTTCACACCGGCCGCAGTCGCAATGATCAGGTGGGAACGGATCTGCGTCTCTGGTTGCGCAGGAGAATCGACGCGCTGGAGCAGGCGGTTGTGCGTTGTCAGCATGCCCTGCTCACGCAGGCCGATCGCCATCGTGAGACCTTGATTCCGGGCTACACCCATCTGCAGCGGGCCCAACCGCTTTGTTTGGCCCACCATCTGCTGGCCTACGTGGAAATGCTCGAGCGCGATCGTGAGCGACTCAGGGATGTGCGCGTTCGGGTGAACATCTCTCCGTTGGGGGCTGCGGCATTGGCTGGTACACCCGTGCCGATCAATCGACGCAGCACGGCAACGGCCCTGGGTTTTGAGCGGGTCTATGCCAACAGTCTTGATGCGGTGAGCGATCGGGATTTCACGGTGGAGTTCTCCGCAGCGGCTGCTTTGGTGATGGCCCACCTCAGCCGCTTGGCGGAGGAGGTGATCTTCTGGGCGAGTGAGGAATGCGGTTTCGTACGTCTGACCGACCGCTGCGCTACCGGCAGCAGCCTGATGCCTCAGAAGAAGAATCCAGATGTACCGGAACTGGTGCGTGGAAAGTGTGGCCGGGTCTTCGGCCATTTGCAGGGCCTATTGACGATGATCAAGGGGTTGCCGCTTGCTTACAACAAGGATTTTCAGGAAGACAAGGAAGCCCTGTTTGATGTTGTTCGCACGACCTCTGATTGTCTCGAGGCCATGGCGATTCTTCTCGAGGAGGGGGTGGAGTTCCGACCGGAGCGTCTCGAGCAGGCTGTCGCCTCTGATTTTTCCAATGCCACCGATGTGGCTGACTATCTGGTGACCCGTGGTGTGCCCTTCCGTGAGGCTTATCAGTTGGTGGGTGCAGTGGTGAAGCGTTGCCTTCAGGACGGTGTGCTTTTGCGTGATCTCAGTCTTGAGCAGTGGCAGCAGTTTCATCCGGTGATTGAGGCGGATCTGCTGGAGGCGCTTGTGCCTCGCCGCGTGGTGGCGGCCCGTCTCAGTGAGGGGGGAACGGCTTTTGTTCGCGTTGAGGAGCAGCTGGCTCTCTGGTCTGAACGTTTGTCAACGAAGTGACTCACTGGGTCTACGCTAAACAAGCCAGAGGCCATTGATCCCTTTTCGGACCATGAACCGATGGCAGGTCAGGTCCCATCGGTCCCTCTTATCAACGGTCCATTAGGAAAGTGAGCATTTTCGTCGGCAATTTGCCCTTCCGCGCTGAGCAGGAAGACATCATTGAATTGTTCGCCGCCCATGGCGAAGTCACCAACTGTGCCCTTCCTCTGGAGCGCGACACCGGCCGCAAGCGTGGTTTCGCCTTCGTCGAAATGGCGGATGAGGCAGCAGAAGCTGCTGCGATTGAAGCCCTTCAGGGTGTTGAACTGATGGGCCGCCCCCTGCGCATCAACAAAGCCGAACCCCGAGGCAGTGCTCCCCGTCGAGGCGGTGGTGGCGGCTACGGCGGTGGCGGCTATGGCGGTGGTGGTGGCTACGGCGGTGGCGGTGGCGGCCGTGGTGGCTATGGCGGTGGCGGCGGTTATGGGGGCGGCGGTGGTCGCTCTGATGACGGCGGTGGCGGTGGTTATGGCGGTGGTTCCGGTGCCCGTGGCTGGGAAGATCGCAGCTACGGCGGTGGTGGCGGTTATGGGGGCGGCGGTGGAGCTCCCCAGGGCGGTGACTACGACGATGGCCGCAGTCGTCGCCGCCGCGGCGGTGGAGCTACTGCTCCCCAAGGCGACGATTACGGCGATTACGGCGGCGCAGAGGGCTGATCCCTTTCGCTGTTCCAGGCGATCAGCAGCACAGGTTCAGAGCCCGGCATCCTCAAGCTGCCGGGCAGCTGACTCGAGAACGGTCAGATCGGCTCCTTTGCGTTGGGCGTTCTGACCAAGATCCCTGCGCCAGTGGCGTGCTCCAGGCACTCCTTCCACCAGTTGCACGAGATGACGGCCCATGTCCCAGAGTCGTCCCCCCCGTTGGAGGTGCCGTTCCGCATGGGGCATCAGTCCCCTCACCACCCCTGAGGCGCTGACCGGTGGTCGTGCTGAATCGCCGTAGATCAGTTGGTCCACCTCGGCCCAGCGCAGGGGATGGGCGTAAGCCGCACGACCCACCATGGCTCCATCGCAGTGGCGCAGGGCATTGAGACAGTCGCTTGGGGTGTCCAGCCCGCCATTCAGCTCGATGGTGAGCTCGGGTCGGCGCTCCTTCAGGGCAATCACT
Proteins encoded:
- the ftsY gene encoding signal recognition particle-docking protein FtsY: MVYDWFNRTSVPPGQEPADGEVTAAEPAEAAEPAADPSQANGAVVDEDPLEWARQAYARLKAQKAQEALAVQAKQAVQAKQAVQAEQAVQAEQVAPVKESIASSESAPLSESQERESTPEASSAVSPDPAPTAGLSLLEQAAAQRQERREDLERRSLPVDPVEPAQPAQSLEISGSPALVSDGDDPQLGAFDDTFTWSAEVLAAQGRRAEQVSLEEIDWLGRLRRGLEKTRQGFVTSLLENLGDDPLTPEVVDELEALLLRADAGVQATDQVMEALRRRLNKDVVDPREGIRFLKEQLRNLLEKPIHDSGVELLAPERGRLNIWLMVGVNGVGKTTTLGKLANLAVRSGYSALVAAADTFRAAAVQQVAVWADRSDVPVVSNPSANADPAAVVFDAIGAARSRNADLLLVDTAGRLQTKHNLMEELQKIRRIVDRLAPEAKVESLLVLDASQGQNGLKQAMAFAKAADLTGVVITKLDGTARGGVALAVASEAGLPIRFIGAGEGIRDLRPFNSFEFVEALLAGR
- a CDS encoding PP2C family protein-serine/threonine phosphatase is translated as MSSKPPRRHSTPRQRSAPQALTATASFRQLLDSLSNEQRTNQDLLVSLGFTLRSFTNLDRFLELVPVVASRLVGVEGALLVPFQADGRLWREQLQVLPSDRSEELLRQVAAYEPGLVVGFASEESQLQGLDYLVQRQLGRAELFATSLVARGRPRGRLYVFSHGPSMAWSEVHRRHVQLVADLAAVAIENDLMLQQARRHERVDRQLSIGAEIQAQLLPDRCPVIEGVELSARCRPAFQVGGDYYDFIPTRPELIGRRRERGRWALVMGDVMGKGVPAGLLMTMLRGMLRAEVLSGLPPDRILHDLNQLAQEDLAQSHRFVTLFYSDFDPRTRRLRFANAAHNPPLIWRAQQRTISRLDAPGLLIGLQPEADYGCGDVVLEPGDVILYYTDGVTEAPGITGDRFDEARLMRTLEAACRSGMGSQGILDQLFTRLDRFIGADRQLEDDASMVVLKVREEVMLPSVPRSAL
- the argH gene encoding argininosuccinate lyase, with translation MAAGVTGGGSGTWSDRFEEGLHPAIERFNASIGFDITLLQEDLDGSIAHARMLAECGVISDEEAGQLCAGLEQIRSEAASGNFQPGLADEDVHFAVERRLIALLGPVGKKLHTGRSRNDQVGTDLRLWLRRRIDALEQAVVRCQHALLTQADRHRETLIPGYTHLQRAQPLCLAHHLLAYVEMLERDRERLRDVRVRVNISPLGAAALAGTPVPINRRSTATALGFERVYANSLDAVSDRDFTVEFSAAAALVMAHLSRLAEEVIFWASEECGFVRLTDRCATGSSLMPQKKNPDVPELVRGKCGRVFGHLQGLLTMIKGLPLAYNKDFQEDKEALFDVVRTTSDCLEAMAILLEEGVEFRPERLEQAVASDFSNATDVADYLVTRGVPFREAYQLVGAVVKRCLQDGVLLRDLSLEQWQQFHPVIEADLLEALVPRRVVAARLSEGGTAFVRVEEQLALWSERLSTK
- a CDS encoding RNA-binding protein, with the protein product MSIFVGNLPFRAEQEDIIELFAAHGEVTNCALPLERDTGRKRGFAFVEMADEAAEAAAIEALQGVELMGRPLRINKAEPRGSAPRRGGGGGYGGGGYGGGGGYGGGGGGRGGYGGGGGYGGGGGRSDDGGGGGYGGGSGARGWEDRSYGGGGGYGGGGGAPQGGDYDDGRSRRRRGGGATAPQGDDYGDYGGAEG